The following are encoded in a window of Acropora muricata isolate sample 2 chromosome 6, ASM3666990v1, whole genome shotgun sequence genomic DNA:
- the LOC136918984 gene encoding ADP-dependent glucokinase-like, with protein sequence MANKLAITIAILVVVGAYLYYERVTHQDKHVLAVLDGLMSVERENPLLGTPRVASSFEVTIDYIVDSVQLLRSMRLDPPEEAKPHDVVKSEKELLETFAFFFNHSAASSRYVENKDLFHDMATKSLGIQGTRKVVGGSGLQIGKRLAMEGCHVLVAADSTTELMKMLPENVSTVGSLVDNDDIHLLLEYPAHLLWGKFKSQRANRLVLHSDEHNPYLRSLDKFQGKIQEFSPNVLVVSGLHMLDNFPGFNDGESANILNRLSSFLEAQQIPIHFEMAPFHQETFFGELLQYIIPYASSMGMNEQELPNLLSKLLYGNVTVVSSQKPRVAKVLDLMRDVYKACKENYKMGKQMRQLTRLHVHTLAFQAILTTKGSNWKNTKAAAAKASLTATRFVCGSKKIDPKKSKLFMDDSFSKSIVPGSPKIVFNSSSPVSCWDEHDYEICVAPVLVCTQVFQTGGGGDHITAGGLVLQI encoded by the exons ATGGCGAACAAATTGGCAATCACCATCGCGATCTTGGTAGTTGTCGGAGCTTATCTTTATTACGAACGTGTAACACATCAAGACAAACACGTTTTGGCAGTGTTAGATGGGCTTATGTCTGTTGAACGAGAAAATCCGTTGCTAGGAACACCCAGAGTGGCTTCCAGTTTTGAAGTAACCATAGATTACATTGTGGATTCTGTGCAATTATTGAGATCAATGAGACTTGATCCACCAGAAGAAGCTAAACCACACGACGTTGTGAAGAGTGAGAAAGAGCTTCTGGAAacatttgctttctttttcaatcacAGCGCGGCTTCATC GAGGTATGTTGAAAACAAAGACCTTTTTCATGACATGGCAACCAAATCCTTGGGAATACAAGGAACTCGTAAGGTTGTAGGAGGCAGTGGACTGCAGATTGGAAAGCGACTTGCAATGGAGGGCTGTCATGTGCTCGTGGCAGCTGATTCTACAACAGAATTAATGAAAATGCTTCCTGAGAACGTTTCTACAGTAGGAAGCCTTGTggacaatgatgacattcatTTGTTGTTAGAATATCCTGCCCATTTGCTATGGGGCAAGTTCAAGTCTCAAAGAGCCAACAGATTAGTTCTTCACAGTGATGAGCATAACCCCTATCTCAGATCACTAGATAAATTTCAGGGAAAGATTCAAGAATTTTCCCCAAATGTTTTGGTAGTTTCTGGGCTTCACATGCTTGATAACTTCCCTGGATTTAATGATGGCGAAAGTGCCAATATTCTCAATAGGCTTTCATCCTTTCTTGAGGCACAACAAATTCCCATTCATTTTGAGATGGCACCATTTcaccaagaaacattctttggtgAACTTCTTCAGTATATCATACCATATGCCAGTTCTATGGGGATGAATGAACAGGAACTTCCCAATTTGTTGAGCAAGCTACTCTATGGCAATGTAACTGTGGTTTCCAGTCAGAAACCCAGAGTAGCAAAGGTGTTGGATCTCATGAGAGATGTGTACAAAGCTTGCAAGGAAAATTACAAAATGGGCAAACAGATGAGACAGTTGACAAGATTACATGTGCATACCCTTGCATTCCAGGCAATCCTAACAACTAAAGGTTCAAACTGGAAAAATACTAAAGCAGCTGCTGCTAAAGCCTCCCTCACAGCAACCAGGTTTGTGTGCGGATCAAAGAAAATTGATCCCAAGAAATCAAAGTTGTTCATGGATGATTCGTTTTCCAAAAGTATTGTTCCAGGTAGCCCTAAAATCGTTTTCAATTCCAGCTCTCCAGTGTCCTGCTGGGATGAACATGATTATGAAATTTGTGTCGCTCCAGT